One genomic region from Stackebrandtia nassauensis DSM 44728 encodes:
- a CDS encoding AfsR/SARP family transcriptional regulator, whose product MDFRILGALEVWNGSERIKITGRLHPKILAGLLLSTGRTVSLPWLVDLLWNDDPPVTARRQVQNAVAALRRQLEVFHPGLVQQVGQEYRINIAEENLDLRRFESATRKARQLIETGRWQEGFDGFRTALALWRGPALSGFKGQVVDSAAARLNDMYLSTYEEYAQAALVLGEPERVIPKLQKLVGEHPLRQRLTARLMHALHQAHRTPEALRLFDGFRKAYADELGLDPGTELMNLHVRIVQDDPVLLPQPASSNSLLDSASRQGTAVSAAKPQSPVPAQLPTDVATFTGRNAHLAALDRLRDSGVRTGIVTAITGIGGVGKTALAVHWGHARRENFPDGQLYINLRGFDERKPLTPHEAISRLLRTLGQPANTIPSDLEEAAGLYRSLLADKRMLVVLDNARSPEQVGQLLPEGSGSLALVTSRNRLASLATTHGAEHVNLDTLSPNESLDLFTNILGPRALEDIESTRRVCALCGQLPLALRVVAANLIQYPNKSLAQLANELEGGSRLSQLSIEGDNTTNLTAVFNLSYSALSDASQSVFQYLGVIPGDDFTSSLAAAITKTSETTVQSAFQELQSAHLLEQPQAGRFRFHDLVREYTQTLASVRLPEQARNDAVGRLVNWYGDSSKPRFHEFNNVVAACAAFQHHGELWILVRELARFANEGANTDIARQIAESALQTEEQDRNIVAKLSILNSLAGIYDAGGDTTAALETSRTAASLLSQTEDEDLHGQILGNLGRLLYGYGEYFEAEQYLRQALQIAEKNNDQQRMMIRASNLGRACRGMGRYDEAESHLLHARHIATKNQKPNLLASILMSLGNLYCDAGKYDDVLAVSHQSLAISREIGATRIEAMAMLFIGQALHVKCKPQEALSYLGSALQIFRDEHRVGMQIDALQKVAELQLDIGDVPRARKHLAMTNTLIDSNRSSNALNGTQARILCRVHCAAREFEQARAHGELACQIFRTSNQDPLRLARSLDALGEAHQGNNDPAAARDCWTEALAIFTDLDVPEAPKLRAKLAALPTHP is encoded by the coding sequence GTGGACTTTCGGATTCTTGGCGCGCTTGAGGTTTGGAACGGTTCCGAGCGAATCAAGATCACAGGTCGATTGCATCCAAAGATCCTTGCCGGCTTGCTGTTGAGCACTGGACGAACAGTGTCGTTGCCGTGGCTGGTAGACCTGCTTTGGAACGACGATCCCCCAGTGACAGCACGACGGCAGGTACAAAACGCCGTAGCGGCACTGCGACGACAACTGGAGGTCTTTCACCCCGGCCTCGTTCAGCAGGTTGGCCAGGAGTACCGCATCAACATCGCTGAAGAAAATCTCGACCTGCGCCGATTCGAATCGGCAACGCGAAAAGCTCGGCAACTTATAGAAACCGGCAGGTGGCAAGAAGGCTTCGATGGCTTTCGTACCGCCTTGGCGCTATGGCGCGGCCCAGCACTGAGCGGATTCAAGGGCCAGGTTGTGGACTCTGCCGCCGCTCGCCTGAATGACATGTATCTGTCCACCTACGAGGAATACGCCCAAGCTGCGTTGGTACTCGGTGAACCCGAACGCGTCATCCCCAAACTTCAGAAACTTGTTGGCGAGCACCCTCTACGACAGCGGCTTACTGCTCGGTTGATGCATGCCCTTCACCAAGCGCATCGCACCCCGGAAGCATTGCGCCTTTTCGATGGATTCCGTAAAGCTTACGCCGATGAGCTGGGACTCGACCCTGGAACCGAGCTCATGAATCTACACGTCCGGATAGTGCAGGACGACCCAGTGCTTCTCCCTCAGCCAGCATCCTCCAATTCCTTGCTGGACAGTGCTTCGCGGCAAGGCACCGCCGTGTCCGCAGCCAAGCCTCAGAGCCCTGTTCCCGCTCAGTTGCCTACGGACGTCGCGACGTTCACCGGTCGTAATGCGCATCTGGCAGCTCTTGACCGCTTGCGGGACAGTGGGGTGCGTACGGGGATCGTCACTGCGATCACAGGAATCGGCGGAGTAGGCAAGACCGCGCTGGCCGTTCACTGGGGCCATGCGAGGCGGGAGAACTTTCCGGACGGGCAGTTGTACATCAACCTGCGGGGATTCGATGAACGCAAACCCTTGACTCCGCATGAGGCGATTTCTCGGTTGCTGCGAACATTGGGACAACCCGCCAACACCATTCCTTCCGATCTGGAGGAAGCCGCTGGTCTTTACCGGTCGTTGTTGGCTGACAAACGCATGCTGGTGGTGTTGGACAACGCACGCTCGCCCGAACAGGTCGGGCAGTTGTTGCCCGAAGGGTCCGGAAGCCTGGCGCTTGTTACCAGCAGAAACCGACTAGCCAGCCTCGCCACCACTCACGGCGCAGAGCACGTGAATCTGGATACTCTGAGCCCCAACGAATCTCTTGACTTGTTCACGAACATTCTCGGCCCACGTGCGCTGGAGGACATCGAGTCGACTCGTCGCGTGTGTGCACTATGTGGGCAACTACCGTTGGCGCTGAGGGTGGTGGCCGCAAACCTCATTCAATATCCGAATAAGTCACTCGCACAGCTTGCAAACGAGCTTGAAGGTGGTTCGCGGCTATCGCAGCTAAGTATTGAAGGCGACAACACCACAAATCTCACCGCCGTCTTCAATCTTTCGTATAGCGCGCTAAGTGATGCCTCGCAAAGCGTCTTCCAATACTTGGGCGTTATTCCTGGAGACGACTTCACATCCTCCCTCGCCGCGGCAATTACGAAGACCTCAGAAACCACGGTCCAGTCTGCATTCCAAGAACTACAGTCAGCTCATTTGCTTGAACAACCTCAAGCAGGTCGTTTCCGATTTCACGACCTCGTGCGCGAATACACACAGACTCTTGCATCCGTGAGACTTCCGGAGCAAGCTCGCAACGACGCCGTAGGCCGACTTGTCAATTGGTACGGCGACTCATCCAAACCTCGCTTTCACGAGTTTAACAATGTCGTCGCGGCGTGCGCGGCTTTTCAACACCATGGCGAACTGTGGATTCTAGTGAGAGAGCTTGCGCGTTTTGCGAACGAAGGAGCCAATACAGACATAGCTCGCCAGATCGCGGAAAGCGCTCTTCAAACTGAAGAACAAGATCGCAACATAGTGGCCAAGCTAAGCATACTTAACTCCCTTGCAGGAATATACGATGCGGGGGGAGACACTACGGCCGCGCTTGAGACTTCCAGAACCGCAGCATCTCTACTATCCCAAACGGAAGACGAAGATCTTCATGGCCAGATCCTCGGTAACCTTGGCAGGCTTCTCTATGGCTATGGTGAATACTTTGAAGCCGAACAATACCTGCGACAAGCGCTTCAAATTGCCGAGAAGAACAATGATCAACAGCGAATGATGATCCGTGCCTCCAACTTGGGAAGAGCCTGCCGAGGAATGGGAAGGTATGATGAAGCTGAAAGTCATTTGCTTCATGCACGTCACATTGCCACAAAGAACCAAAAACCGAACCTCTTGGCATCCATACTCATGTCACTAGGGAATCTATATTGCGACGCTGGTAAATACGATGACGTCCTTGCCGTTTCGCACCAATCTCTGGCCATCTCGCGCGAAATTGGAGCAACAAGAATCGAAGCCATGGCGATGCTGTTCATTGGCCAAGCACTTCACGTAAAATGTAAGCCTCAGGAAGCGTTGAGCTACTTGGGAAGCGCGCTACAAATCTTCCGTGACGAACATCGGGTGGGAATGCAAATTGATGCACTGCAGAAAGTTGCAGAATTGCAGCTCGATATAGGTGACGTACCCAGGGCAAGAAAGCATCTGGCTATGACCAACACACTCATTGACTCGAATCGGTCAAGTAACGCTTTGAACGGAACTCAAGCACGAATCCTTTGTCGAGTTCACTGCGCAGCTAGGGAATTCGAGCAAGCAAGGGCGCACGGTGAACTGGCTTGCCAGATCTTTCGCACGAGCAACCAAGATCCACTCCGCCTAGCCCGCTCCCTGGACGCCCTGGGCGAAGCCCACCAAGGCAACAACGACCCCGCCGCCGCCCGCGACTGCTGGACCGAAGCCCTCGCCATCTTCACCGACCTCGACGTCCCCGAAGCCCCCAAGCTCCGCGCCAAGCTCGCCGCCCTCCCCACGCATCCCTGA
- the msrA gene encoding peptide-methionine (S)-S-oxide reductase MsrA, whose protein sequence is MSDNVHTVLNTAIDGPVPAGHEVAVFGMGCFWGAERLFWRLDGVYTTSVGYSGGSDSPPSYEMVCTGTTGHAEVVQVVYDPAKVSYETLLKTFWENHDPTQGNRQGNDIGTQYRSVIYTTSEQQLKTAEESREAFQPVVTAAGLGPITTEIQPLPNYFLAEDYHQQYLDKNPNGYCNHGPNGMSCPIGVAR, encoded by the coding sequence ATGAGTGACAACGTCCACACCGTGTTGAACACCGCAATCGACGGGCCGGTGCCCGCTGGGCACGAAGTTGCCGTCTTCGGAATGGGCTGTTTCTGGGGTGCGGAGCGATTGTTCTGGCGTTTGGACGGGGTCTATACGACTTCAGTGGGTTACAGCGGGGGCAGCGACAGTCCGCCGAGTTACGAGATGGTTTGTACCGGGACGACGGGGCACGCCGAGGTAGTGCAGGTGGTTTACGACCCGGCGAAGGTCAGTTACGAAACGCTGCTGAAGACGTTCTGGGAGAACCACGACCCAACACAGGGGAACCGGCAGGGCAACGACATCGGAACTCAGTACCGGTCGGTGATCTACACGACTTCCGAGCAGCAGTTGAAGACGGCGGAGGAATCGCGGGAAGCGTTTCAGCCGGTGGTGACGGCCGCTGGGCTAGGGCCGATCACGACTGAGATCCAGCCGCTGCCGAACTACTTCCTCGCGGAGGATTACCACCAGCAGTACCTCGACAAGAATCCGAATGGATACTGCAATCACGGACCGAACGGGATGAGCTGTCCTATTGGTGTCGCCCGGTAG
- a CDS encoding cystathionine gamma-synthase, translating to MPMTKDFPGFSTRAIHAGQEADPRTGAVVPPIYATSTYKQDGVGGMREGYEYSRTKNPTRRALEECLAALEEGRHGFAFASGMAAEDTLLRTVCQPGDHVVIPGDAYGGTFRLFDKVATRWGLNYTPAKSSDVDGVLAAITPNTKIVWVETPTNPLLNITDIAAVAAVAHQAGAILVVDNTFASPYLQQPLVLGADVVVHSTTKYVGGHSDVVGGALVVNDDVLAEGLAFHSNSMGAISGPFDAWLTLRGAKTLGVRMDRHCDNAEKIVGWLGQREEVAEIFYPGLETHPGHDIAVKQMRRFGGMVSFRMADGEDAALRVCNSAELFTLGESLGGVESLIEHPGRMTHASAAGSPLEVPSDLVRLSVGIEDVEDLIADLARAFG from the coding sequence ATGCCCATGACCAAGGACTTTCCGGGCTTTTCCACGCGCGCCATTCACGCCGGACAGGAGGCCGACCCCCGCACGGGCGCGGTCGTGCCCCCGATCTACGCCACCTCCACCTACAAGCAGGACGGCGTGGGCGGCATGCGCGAGGGCTACGAATACAGCCGCACCAAGAACCCGACCAGGCGAGCTCTCGAGGAATGCCTTGCGGCACTTGAGGAAGGGCGTCACGGCTTCGCCTTCGCCTCCGGTATGGCCGCCGAGGACACCCTGTTGCGTACCGTGTGCCAGCCCGGCGATCACGTCGTGATCCCTGGCGATGCGTATGGCGGGACGTTCCGGCTGTTCGACAAGGTCGCGACCCGTTGGGGGCTGAACTACACGCCCGCGAAGTCCTCGGACGTCGATGGGGTGCTGGCCGCGATCACGCCGAACACGAAGATCGTGTGGGTCGAGACGCCGACCAACCCGCTGCTCAACATCACCGACATCGCCGCTGTGGCCGCTGTCGCGCATCAGGCGGGGGCGATTTTGGTTGTGGACAACACTTTCGCGTCGCCGTATTTGCAGCAGCCGTTGGTGCTTGGGGCGGATGTGGTGGTTCATTCGACGACGAAGTACGTGGGCGGGCATTCGGATGTGGTGGGGGGCGCGTTGGTGGTCAACGACGATGTGTTGGCCGAGGGTTTGGCGTTCCACTCGAACTCGATGGGGGCGATTTCGGGGCCGTTCGACGCCTGGTTGACGTTGCGCGGGGCGAAGACCTTGGGGGTTCGGATGGATCGGCACTGTGACAATGCCGAGAAGATCGTGGGGTGGCTGGGCCAGCGGGAGGAGGTCGCGGAGATCTTCTACCCGGGGTTGGAGACGCATCCCGGGCATGACATCGCGGTGAAGCAGATGCGGCGGTTCGGCGGGATGGTGAGTTTCCGGATGGCGGACGGTGAGGATGCCGCGCTGCGGGTGTGCAACAGCGCTGAGTTGTTCACGTTGGGGGAGTCGTTGGGTGGGGTGGAGTCGCTCATCGAGCATCCCGGGCGGATGACGCATGCCTCGGCGGCGGGTTCGCCGTTGGAGGTGCCGTCGGATCTGGTGCGGTTGTCGGTGGGGATCGAGGATGTCGAGGACCTCATCGCTGATTTGGCGCGGGCGTTCGGGTGA